Proteins co-encoded in one Halorussus lipolyticus genomic window:
- a CDS encoding VIT1/CCC1 transporter family protein: MLEVLLGDDAERSGAYIAEFVYGANDGIVTTFAVVAGVAGASLSPSIVLVLGAANLFADGFSMGMSNYLSRQSELAYRESRGDSSAAEADGKSPASTALATFVAFVLAGVMPLIPYALAVRPLFPSAVAVTGVTFFVVGASRSLVTDRGWLRSGAEMFAIGMLAAVVAFVVGDLLAGAA, translated from the coding sequence ATGTTGGAAGTCCTGCTGGGCGACGACGCCGAGCGGTCCGGCGCGTACATCGCGGAGTTCGTCTACGGCGCGAACGACGGCATCGTGACCACGTTCGCCGTCGTGGCGGGCGTCGCGGGTGCATCGCTGTCGCCCTCCATCGTCCTCGTGCTGGGCGCGGCCAACCTCTTTGCCGACGGCTTCTCGATGGGGATGAGCAACTACCTGAGCAGGCAGTCGGAACTCGCCTATCGAGAGAGTCGCGGCGACTCCTCGGCGGCCGAGGCCGACGGTAAATCCCCCGCCAGTACCGCGCTGGCCACCTTCGTCGCGTTCGTCCTCGCGGGGGTGATGCCGCTGATTCCCTACGCGCTGGCGGTCCGGCCGCTGTTCCCGTCAGCCGTCGCGGTCACGGGCGTCACGTTCTTCGTCGTCGGCGCGAGTCGGAGCCTCGTGACCGACCGGGGATGGCTCCGGAGCGGTGCGGAGATGTTCGCCATCGGGATGCTCGCGGCGGTGGTCGCGTTCGTCGTCGGCGACCTGCTGGCTGGTGCGGCGTGA
- a CDS encoding DUF7344 domain-containing protein, which yields MGNERQNLVGDALNHPRRRAVIRRLVTKYLPIPVPSFATYLALSQFPDAETDDFEAFRAEVYDELVRTHLPKLHEAGIVDYDPEVGDGVIDEGPEFERAVALVERPA from the coding sequence ATGGGTAACGAACGTCAAAATCTAGTCGGCGACGCGCTGAATCACCCCCGACGACGCGCGGTGATTCGCCGTTTGGTCACCAAGTACCTCCCGATACCCGTTCCCTCGTTCGCAACGTATCTCGCTCTCTCTCAGTTTCCCGACGCCGAAACCGACGATTTCGAGGCCTTCCGGGCCGAGGTGTACGACGAACTCGTCCGGACCCACCTGCCGAAACTCCACGAGGCCGGTATCGTGGACTACGACCCCGAGGTCGGTGACGGCGTTATCGACGAGGGACCGGAGTTCGAACGCGCCGTGGCGCTCGTGGAGCGTCCGGCGTAG
- a CDS encoding thioredoxin family protein, giving the protein MNQATDKPVHLEDADDLDAFVADNDLALVDFYTEGCSLCQAIEPVVGNVARATDVAVALCNPRDDPPLIERFDVRSVPTLLLFEDGELVDKMADGFQGTDAVVEFVERRGEDADSDGATAAESDDE; this is encoded by the coding sequence ATGAATCAAGCCACCGACAAGCCGGTCCACCTCGAAGACGCCGACGACCTCGACGCCTTCGTCGCCGACAACGACCTCGCGCTGGTCGATTTCTACACCGAGGGGTGTTCGCTCTGTCAGGCCATCGAACCCGTGGTGGGCAACGTCGCTCGCGCCACCGACGTCGCCGTCGCGCTCTGCAATCCCCGCGACGACCCGCCGCTGATAGAGCGCTTCGACGTGCGGAGCGTGCCGACCCTCCTGCTGTTCGAGGACGGCGAACTGGTCGACAAGATGGCCGACGGGTTCCAAGGCACCGATGCCGTCGTGGAGTTCGTGGAGCGTCGTGGCGAGGACGCCGACAGCGACGGGGCGACCGCCGCGGAGAGCGACGACGAGTAA
- the nucS gene encoding endonuclease NucS, with amino-acid sequence MTFADGDPASGDSADSDPADGDSTSDGSGEHPAESDTLHRPDAEEARARVATAIDRAEMITVFGRCTVEYEGRAVSTLGPGDRLVVLKPDGTALVHTDEGQKPVNWQPPGCAHEAGVEDGQFRIRSVRSSPDEELLVAFEQVQQVATFDVTDQRDLALRGTEEDLRQRILDDPDLVEPGFRPLATERETPAGAVDIYGEDRDGKTIVVELKRKRVGPDAVGQLARYVEALDRDLHADAEIRGILVSPSVTERARKLLGKRGLEFVSLGPPE; translated from the coding sequence GTGACATTCGCAGACGGCGACCCCGCAAGCGGTGATTCCGCAGACAGCGACCCCGCGGACGGCGACTCGACCAGCGATGGCTCTGGGGAGCATCCCGCCGAGAGCGACACCCTCCACCGACCCGACGCCGAGGAGGCCCGCGCCCGAGTCGCCACCGCAATCGACCGCGCCGAGATGATTACCGTCTTCGGCCGGTGTACCGTCGAGTACGAGGGCCGCGCTGTCAGCACCCTCGGTCCCGGCGACCGACTGGTCGTCCTCAAACCCGACGGGACCGCGCTGGTCCACACCGACGAGGGCCAGAAACCCGTCAACTGGCAACCGCCGGGGTGCGCCCACGAGGCCGGCGTCGAGGACGGCCAGTTCCGGATTCGGAGCGTGCGGTCGTCGCCCGACGAGGAACTCCTCGTCGCCTTCGAGCAGGTCCAACAGGTCGCCACCTTCGACGTGACCGACCAGCGTGACCTCGCCCTCCGAGGCACCGAGGAGGACCTCCGCCAGCGAATCTTGGACGACCCGGACCTCGTGGAACCGGGGTTCCGACCGCTGGCCACCGAGCGCGAGACCCCCGCCGGCGCGGTGGACATCTACGGCGAGGACCGGGACGGCAAGACCATCGTGGTCGAACTCAAGCGCAAGCGAGTCGGGCCGGACGCGGTGGGCCAACTCGCGCGCTACGTCGAGGCGCTGGACCGGGACCTCCACGCGGACGCCGAGATTCGCGGGATTCTGGTCTCGCCGTCGGTGACCGAGCGAGCGCGGAAATTACTCGGCAAGAGGGGACTGGAGTTCGTCTCCCTCGGCCCGCCGGAGTGA
- a CDS encoding DsbA family oxidoreductase: protein MSQQSTDALSIYSDYVCPFCYLGKAAMEEYRQQADDPPEVEWRFYDLRGYKRNPDGSIDHDVADGKDDDYFEQVRENVERLKNRYDVEMDLDFSTDVDSWNAQQAALYVRQSYDEDTFLDFHESVFEVLWQEGRDIGDPDVLADIADETGIDSEEIRDATDDETLEAELRERFEQAQQAGVSGIPTFVYEGHAARGAIPPEQFERLIEGGQ, encoded by the coding sequence GTGAGCCAGCAATCCACCGACGCCCTGTCGATTTACTCCGATTACGTCTGCCCGTTCTGCTACCTCGGCAAGGCCGCGATGGAGGAGTACCGCCAGCAAGCCGACGACCCGCCCGAGGTCGAGTGGCGCTTCTACGACCTCCGGGGGTACAAGCGCAACCCCGACGGGAGCATCGACCACGACGTAGCCGACGGCAAGGACGACGACTACTTCGAACAGGTCCGGGAGAACGTCGAGCGACTCAAGAACCGCTACGACGTGGAGATGGACCTCGACTTCTCGACGGACGTGGACTCGTGGAACGCCCAGCAGGCCGCCCTCTACGTCCGCCAGAGCTACGACGAGGACACCTTCCTCGACTTCCACGAATCCGTCTTCGAGGTCCTCTGGCAGGAGGGTCGGGACATCGGCGACCCGGACGTGCTGGCCGACATCGCCGACGAGACCGGCATCGACTCCGAGGAAATCCGGGATGCGACCGACGACGAGACGCTCGAAGCCGAACTCCGCGAGCGGTTCGAGCAGGCCCAGCAGGCCGGCGTCTCGGGCATTCCGACCTTCGTCTACGAGGGCCACGCCGCCCGCGGCGCGATTCCGCCCGAGCAGTTCGAGCGACTGATCGAAGGCGGCCAGTAA
- a CDS encoding winged helix-turn-helix transcriptional regulator → MSDSEERLPIWCAGKEWCPITATATLVGKKWHPVVIHRLLDGGPMGFNELKDDVGGISSKVLSDSLDDLEEKQLVNREIVSEKPVRVNYSLTEQGESLEPLIYEMRDWGMEHLVSADDEEEAIA, encoded by the coding sequence ATGAGCGACTCCGAGGAGAGACTGCCAATCTGGTGCGCCGGCAAGGAGTGGTGTCCGATTACCGCGACTGCGACGCTGGTCGGCAAGAAGTGGCACCCCGTGGTCATCCACCGACTCCTCGACGGCGGGCCGATGGGGTTCAACGAACTCAAAGACGACGTTGGGGGCATCTCCAGCAAGGTCCTCTCGGACAGCCTCGACGATTTGGAGGAGAAGCAGTTAGTGAACCGCGAAATCGTGAGCGAAAAGCCGGTTCGGGTGAACTACTCGCTGACAGAACAGGGCGAGTCGCTGGAACCGCTCATCTACGAGATGCGCGACTGGGGGATGGAACACCTCGTCTCGGCCGACGACGAGGAGGAAGCCATCGCCTGA
- the gfo6 gene encoding D-xylose 1-dehydrogenase Gfo6, translated as MDDALSEFGRRDWQTESDLELLRFAMIGLGWWTREEAIPATEQSDWCETTVVVSGDHDKAEDVAESAERAETAITYDEFHDGAATDEYDAVYIATPNAKHLEFAESAAEFGKAVLCEKPMEATPERARRMVGTCEDADVPLMVAYRMQTEPAVRRARELVQNGAIGDPVLVHGSMSQRLLEMIPNPDQWRLNPDLSGPGASVMDLGIYPLNTARFVLDAEPAEVSAFARSDDDAFDDVPDEVATFEIRFDDGTLSACSASQNAAQSSHLKVVGTEGEVSVEPAFFDRQNRKFALEVGGNRANVEYEQVDQMLEEFDYFVHQIRTDGEIHPDGRHGLTDIEAMHAVYESAETGSTVSLSDI; from the coding sequence ATGGACGACGCCCTCTCGGAGTTCGGCCGGCGCGACTGGCAGACCGAATCGGACCTCGAACTCCTGCGGTTCGCCATGATAGGGTTGGGGTGGTGGACCCGCGAGGAGGCCATTCCCGCCACGGAACAGAGCGACTGGTGCGAGACCACCGTGGTCGTCAGCGGCGACCACGACAAGGCTGAGGACGTGGCCGAGTCCGCGGAGCGCGCCGAGACAGCCATCACCTACGACGAGTTCCACGACGGCGCGGCAACCGACGAGTACGATGCAGTCTACATCGCCACGCCGAACGCCAAGCACCTCGAATTCGCGGAGTCGGCCGCCGAGTTCGGCAAGGCTGTTCTCTGCGAGAAACCGATGGAGGCGACCCCCGAACGCGCCCGCCGGATGGTCGGGACCTGCGAGGACGCCGACGTTCCGCTCATGGTCGCCTACCGGATGCAGACCGAACCCGCGGTCCGCCGGGCGCGGGAACTCGTCCAGAACGGTGCCATCGGCGACCCCGTGCTGGTCCACGGGAGCATGTCCCAGCGCCTGCTGGAGATGATTCCCAACCCCGACCAGTGGCGACTGAATCCCGACCTCTCGGGGCCGGGAGCGTCCGTGATGGACCTCGGTATCTATCCCCTGAACACCGCTCGGTTCGTCCTCGACGCCGAACCCGCCGAAGTCTCGGCGTTCGCCCGGTCAGACGACGACGCCTTCGACGACGTGCCCGACGAGGTTGCCACCTTTGAGATTCGCTTCGACGACGGCACTCTCTCGGCCTGCTCGGCAAGCCAGAACGCCGCCCAGTCGAGTCACCTCAAAGTCGTCGGCACCGAGGGCGAGGTCAGCGTCGAACCTGCGTTCTTCGACCGCCAGAACCGGAAGTTCGCGCTCGAAGTCGGTGGCAACCGGGCCAACGTTGAGTACGAGCAGGTTGACCAGATGCTGGAGGAGTTCGACTACTTCGTCCACCAAATTCGGACCGACGGCGAGATTCATCCCGACGGCCGCCACGGCCTGACCGACATCGAGGCCATGCACGCCGTCTACGAGAGCGCCGAGACGGGTTCGACGGTCTCGCTCTCGGATATTTGA
- a CDS encoding DUF6735 family protein, whose amino-acid sequence MGHRALLAYRRDDTDDGPADDTPPFDDADRPLSREADETAEDPRYDLHRSHWGGADFALCGRLSADTPFATDSSFAVDPEPIATDCSLAEIVGEHLDFLHHEAVYRVGTDYETTAFHVCWFGLEGDCEEVERSETVGHGALVAVGDDADYFRGWFRGTKTVVGDAVDRECFSPAEATDYLAERVTAWDADREVILPD is encoded by the coding sequence ATGGGACACCGCGCACTGCTGGCTTACCGCCGCGACGACACCGACGATGGACCCGCCGACGACACACCACCCTTCGACGACGCCGACCGGCCGCTCTCCCGCGAGGCCGACGAAACCGCCGAGGACCCCCGCTACGACCTCCATCGCTCTCACTGGGGCGGGGCCGACTTCGCGCTGTGCGGTCGCCTCTCTGCTGATACCCCCTTCGCCACGGACTCGTCGTTCGCGGTGGACCCCGAACCGATAGCCACCGACTGCTCGCTCGCCGAAATCGTCGGCGAACACCTCGATTTCCTCCACCACGAGGCCGTCTACCGCGTCGGGACCGACTACGAGACCACGGCCTTCCACGTCTGCTGGTTCGGCCTCGAAGGCGACTGCGAGGAGGTCGAGCGAAGCGAGACGGTCGGCCACGGCGCGCTGGTCGCAGTCGGCGACGACGCCGACTACTTCCGGGGGTGGTTCCGCGGAACTAAAACCGTGGTCGGCGACGCGGTGGACCGCGAGTGCTTCTCGCCCGCCGAGGCGACCGACTACCTCGCCGAGCGCGTGACGGCGTGGGACGCCGACCGGGAGGTGATTCTGCCCGACTGA
- the mutS gene encoding DNA mismatch repair protein MutS, giving the protein MDAALGEPEKMAENEDELTPMMSQYFELCRRYDDSLVLFQVGDFYETFCEAAERTARLLEIALTQREDSTGTYPMAGIPIDSAESYIETLLDAGYRVAVADQVQEPEETTGVVDRAVTRVVTPGTLTEDELLDTDDNNFVACLTEDPDRYGLALLDVSTGDFYATSTRRAETVADEVSRFAPAEAIVEPETTADPFDADCMVTPHDPEAFEFETAAEKVESYFGSPDARLTADVEIRACGALLAYAEYTRGGVAGDSEGVDADDGGHLDYLNHLTRYEPREYMLLDRVALSSLELFDRRTVHGDDDVTLLGVLDETSCALGSRKLKDWLRRPLLEPDRIEARLDAVEEWTHNLQAREEVRELLRDVYDIERLIARISRGRANARDLRSLKDTLDVVPELKAEMADFESPKLAELRERLDELADVRNLVERAIRENPPREITEGDVIREGYDDELDSLRETEREGKAWIDSLEQQERERTGIDSLKVGHNSVHGYYIEVTNPNLDSVPDDYNRRQTLKNSERFYTPELKEREDEILRAENRADDLEHELFREVRSEVADESERVQALADALAEVDVLAALAEVAATRDYARPKIGGDGIHIEGGRHPVVERTQQSFVPNDAHLDPESAFAVITGPNMSGKSTYMRQVALVTVLAQTGSFVPAASARIDPVDRVFTRVGASDDIAGGRSTFMVEMVELSSILRSATDESLVLLDEVGRGTSTTDGLAIARAVTEYVHDEIGALTLFATHHHELTETADELPRAFNLHFAADQTDEEVSFDHDVRRGAATASYGVQVAREAGVPDDVVERARDLLSETHPESAGVADDEREAERAPEPDQSPTPEAVADGSADALAERLRDMDVATMTPLEAMNELAELKRDVE; this is encoded by the coding sequence ATGGACGCGGCGCTGGGGGAACCCGAGAAGATGGCCGAGAACGAGGACGAGTTGACGCCGATGATGAGCCAGTACTTCGAACTCTGTCGGCGGTACGACGACTCGCTCGTCCTCTTTCAGGTCGGCGATTTCTACGAAACCTTCTGCGAGGCCGCCGAACGGACGGCCAGACTCCTCGAAATCGCGCTGACACAGCGCGAGGACTCGACCGGCACTTACCCGATGGCGGGCATCCCCATCGACAGCGCCGAGTCGTACATCGAGACCTTACTGGACGCTGGCTACCGGGTCGCCGTCGCAGACCAAGTGCAGGAACCCGAGGAGACCACCGGCGTCGTCGATAGGGCAGTCACCCGCGTCGTCACGCCGGGCACCTTGACAGAGGACGAACTCCTCGATACCGACGACAACAACTTCGTGGCGTGCCTGACCGAGGACCCCGACAGATACGGACTGGCCCTGCTGGACGTTTCGACCGGCGACTTCTACGCGACCAGCACCCGCAGAGCCGAAACCGTCGCCGACGAGGTAAGCCGATTCGCCCCGGCGGAGGCCATCGTGGAACCCGAGACCACCGCCGACCCCTTCGACGCCGACTGCATGGTGACGCCCCACGACCCAGAGGCGTTCGAGTTCGAGACAGCGGCCGAGAAGGTCGAGAGCTACTTCGGGTCCCCCGACGCGCGACTCACCGCCGACGTGGAAATCCGGGCCTGCGGTGCCCTGCTGGCCTACGCCGAGTACACCCGCGGCGGCGTGGCGGGGGACAGCGAGGGAGTGGACGCCGACGACGGCGGCCACCTCGACTACCTCAACCACCTCACTCGGTACGAACCCCGCGAGTACATGCTGTTGGACCGGGTGGCGCTCTCAAGCCTCGAACTGTTCGACCGCCGGACGGTCCACGGCGACGACGACGTGACCCTGCTGGGGGTGCTGGACGAGACCTCCTGCGCGCTCGGAAGTCGGAAGTTGAAAGACTGGCTTCGGCGGCCCCTCCTCGAACCCGACCGCATCGAGGCCCGACTCGACGCCGTCGAGGAGTGGACCCACAACCTACAGGCCCGCGAGGAGGTCCGGGAACTCCTCCGGGACGTGTACGACATCGAGCGTCTCATCGCCAGAATCTCCCGCGGTCGGGCCAACGCTCGGGACCTCCGGTCGCTCAAGGACACCCTCGACGTGGTGCCCGAACTCAAGGCCGAGATGGCCGACTTCGAGAGTCCGAAACTCGCCGAACTCCGCGAGCGTCTGGACGAGTTGGCGGACGTGCGAAATCTCGTCGAGCGAGCGATTCGGGAGAACCCGCCCCGCGAGATTACCGAGGGCGACGTGATTCGGGAGGGCTACGACGACGAACTCGATTCGCTGAGAGAGACCGAACGCGAGGGCAAAGCGTGGATAGACAGCCTCGAACAGCAGGAGCGCGAGCGCACCGGCATCGACTCGCTGAAGGTCGGGCACAACTCGGTCCACGGCTACTACATCGAGGTCACGAACCCGAACCTCGATTCGGTGCCCGACGACTACAACCGCAGACAGACGCTCAAGAACTCCGAGCGGTTCTACACCCCCGAACTCAAGGAGCGCGAGGACGAGATTCTGCGCGCCGAGAACCGGGCCGACGACCTCGAACACGAACTGTTCCGCGAAGTGCGGAGCGAGGTCGCAGACGAATCCGAGCGCGTCCAAGCCCTCGCCGACGCCCTCGCCGAAGTGGACGTGCTGGCCGCCCTCGCGGAAGTCGCCGCCACGCGGGACTACGCCCGGCCCAAAATCGGCGGCGACGGCATCCACATCGAGGGCGGTCGTCACCCGGTGGTCGAGCGCACCCAGCAGTCGTTCGTGCCCAACGACGCCCACCTCGACCCCGAGTCGGCCTTCGCGGTCATCACCGGGCCGAACATGTCGGGCAAATCGACCTACATGCGACAGGTGGCTCTCGTCACCGTCCTCGCCCAGACCGGTAGCTTCGTCCCCGCCGCCAGCGCCCGCATCGACCCGGTAGACAGGGTGTTCACCCGAGTCGGCGCGAGCGACGACATCGCCGGAGGACGCTCCACCTTCATGGTCGAGATGGTCGAACTCTCCTCGATTCTCCGGAGCGCGACCGACGAGTCGCTGGTCCTGCTGGACGAAGTGGGCCGGGGCACCAGCACCACCGACGGCCTCGCCATCGCCCGCGCCGTCACCGAGTACGTCCACGACGAAATCGGCGCTCTCACCCTCTTTGCGACCCATCACCACGAACTCACCGAAACCGCCGACGAACTGCCTCGCGCGTTCAACCTCCACTTCGCCGCGGACCAGACAGACGAGGAGGTCTCGTTCGACCACGACGTGCGCCGAGGAGCGGCCACGGCCTCCTACGGCGTGCAGGTCGCTCGGGAGGCCGGCGTCCCGGACGACGTGGTGGAGCGCGCTCGGGACTTGCTCAGCGAGACGCACCCCGAGTCTGCCGGCGTGGCGGACGACGAGCGAGAGGCGGAACGAGCGCCCGAACCGGACCAAAGCCCCACGCCCGAGGCGGTGGCCGACGGGTCGGCGGACGCGCTGGCGGAGCGACTCCGGGACATGGACGTGGCGACGATGACGCCCTTGGAGGCGATGAACGAACTCGCCGAACTCAAGCGCGACGTGGAGTGA